The window ACTTGAATACAAAGTCCTGCATCATAATGACCATCTGTTGTGCCGAATTGAAGCACTTGACTTGTGTCAATAACTTTTAATGGTAAGAATTTGGTCCTCGAGGGCCAAACTTGTGCAGCGGTGTCAATTCtgtaattactgtttttaatgagCTTTGGCAAACAGGCATCACCTCATTCGCAGCACCTCCAGTGATGAGCTCGGGGTGTTTAGAGGGGACTTACCACTCTAATGTGAATTCACTGGGCTTGAAATGTTACACCTTCCTTTGCAGCTGGGCTGCATCTGCAACGCTGTTGTCTTCCACCGTAAAAATTGGCCTGCATACTCCCTCCTACAAGTGCTCCTTTTCTGCACAGTTTGACTAAACACAACGCACTCTATAATATTTATGTCTTCATAGAAAAATGTCACTCTCACTGTCGGGCCTGACGTGATGCCTGGAGGCGGATAAATCAAGCTAAATGAAGCACTTATAGGTATTTAAAAACAGGTCATGTGGTgggtaaagctgcaaatgttcaCCCACACTTCTGAAACATTCCCAAGCATTGTATTCATCATGGCTTTGCAGGAGAAGGGCAGTTGGAAGGAGAGGGTGGTGATGAGTAGGAAAACACCAGTAAGTGCAGATGTGGGAAACTCTGCAGGGTACTGGGGGGTGAGAGGCAGCGGGCTGGGATGGGGCAGGGAGGGAGCAGAGCTAACCCCAGCCTGCCTTCTGGCCCAGCCAATGGGCCATGGTAATTAGATCTGGCCAATGTGGGCCCTGGGCTCCGGCCTGGGGGCATATAAGGGGGGCCCGGGGCAACAGACCCCTCATATCACTCAGaggtctcctctctctcacccCACTCCTTCCTCTGCACCCATCTCTCCATCCATTCCTTTCTTCAGCCAACATGGACGTCTTCTCGCCATCCCAGGTCTACTACGACAGAGCCTGTGCTTCGTCCCCGGACAGCCTGGAGTTCGGCCCCGGCATGGAGCTCGATGGCTCCGAGGAGGACGAGCACGTGAGGGTCCCCGGAGCCCCTCACCAGCCGGGACACTGCCTCCAATGGGCTTGCAAGGCCTGTAAGCGCAAATCCAACTTTGTGGACCGCAGGCGGGCTGCCACCATGCGGGAGCGCCGGCGGCTGAAGAAGGTCAACCACGCTTTCGAGGCTCTGAGGCGCTGCACCTCGGCCAACCCCAGCCAGCGCCTGCCCAAGGTGGAGATCCTGCGCAACGCCATCCAGTACATCGAGAGCCTGCAGGATCTGCTGCGAGAGCAGGTGGAAAACTACTACGGCCTACCTGGAGAGAGCAGCTCGGAGCCCGGGAGCCCGCTGTCCAGCTGCTCCGACGGCATGGTAAGATCCACATGTTCAGCCTCTTTCATGCAAACATCTGGTGGTGCAGAGCTTGCTGCAGCTCTAAAACCAAACTGTCAGGCGTTGAAAATAACTGCATGCAAGGCAGAACTTTGTAGAAACTTCCCCTGAAAAGGCCTTTAATGCTGACCCAAGTATCTCCAGAGTTTTACATTGAAGCCCCGTTGTGATCTCTCATTACCATGTAGAGggtttcatttcaaaataaagcctgGATTTCCAATTTAGAAACCTATTAATCAAATAAGCTTGTTTCGCCCCAAGACCTCAATTACCATGCTTCTCCATGCATGTCATACTCTTATAGTTCTTTAATGCAAAAATCTATTAGTGTTACAAGTATGtctgtcctctgtgtgtgatgcttgTTATTAAAAGGTCAGGTTGAATTAGTTTTTCCTCAACAACAGTCTGAAGGTGACTGCATATCAGCTAATACAAAAGAACTTATCATTCTGGATGGAGTAATGGCTTTCCCACCACCGGACACTTTATAGCCCTAATAAACCGAGCTAAATCCACCTTACTGAAGTCTGGCAGGAAAAAACTTGGGCGCTTTTCTGCATTCCATCCTGACTGCATGTTCTGCACCGCTGCCAGGATTTTCTGCAGATTTACTAGGAGAAAGTGTCATCTTGCACAAACTGGTGTTGCTTCCACTGATACAATCGATTCGGCACGCTCAGAGCCCGGGCAGGGGAAGGGAGTGCATACACTGCCACTTTGGCTTTAAGGTGGATGTGAAATAAAGAAGCCCATAACTTTGGAATTCGGGATTTATTAGCCTGTCCGGAATATCGTGAAGGgcatttggttgttttttgcactttatgcagctccttcttcttcctatatatatatatttatgcaaACATAacactgttttttgttgttgttgcaagaACCCAAGGGTAAATTTGATTCCTCATTTCCTTGCAGGCTGACAGTAACAGTCCAGTGTGGCAACATCTGAATGCAAACTACAGCAACAGTTATTCATATGCAAAGAATGGTAAGACCTTTTGACAGCAACTGCAGCCTGATATGAATATGACATCCATTAGTGCCAGAATAGTGCTTTTAAAAACCTGATAAATTAATAATAGACTGTTTTaaatgcatgttgtgtttagCCTCTGTGAGCACTAGAATTAACatcaaaataattataaaacatcctttttttggtgatttttactCAACATATGTCCTCTATCTTGCTCTTCTCAGACAGTTTAGGCGATAAGGCAGCCGGAGCCTCCAGTCTGGAGTGTCTCTCCAGCATCGTGGACCGGCTGTCCTCGGTGGAGTCCGGCTGCGGACCGGCGGCTCTGAGAGACATGGCTACCTTCTCCCCGGCCAGCTCCGACTCGCAGCCCTGCACGCCGGAGAGCCCCGGATCCAGACCCGTCTACCACGTCCTGTGAAGAAAACTCTGACGTGGATATATTGCCACGGGCGGGCGGCCGCGCTGCTTTTTCACCACAACAACAGCTGCGTTTGCAACAAGAGATAAGAACTTAAGAGTTTTGAGACTCAGCTGAATCTGAGGACCTGTGGCGAGCAGCTTTTATATTGTACATGAGATTGTaaatatgtaatgtaaatgCCCATTTATTCTATACATGCTATTATACCCAATGAGACATATTTAATTATGACAGTTAATGTTGCATTATTCCAACATGAAGTGGTATTTAAGCGGTTTTGATTCTAAACGGGAGGCCGGGGTTGGTCGGCACACTTTTTTTACTCTCTGGTGTAATTTATGTAAGAATATCTTAACCTGCAGCAAATACAAGGTTGAGATTTCAGCTGTAAGTAAATATGTTTTCATGTGAAAAACTATTTTCTAAAGTTAGGTGATTGATGATTTAAGACATGTTGTGCCAACTAGCCGAACTGATATGGAATTTTTGCTACCACTACAAATTTAAGAGGGCAAAAATTCAATAATTTTTTAGCTTGAATTAAAATAGACCTTATTTATGTgacttttgtgcatttttttgcacCATTCTGACTAcgcaaaggtactcagaaggctaCTTCCTTCAACAAATAACTTTGttaatgaatatttaacattattatccATTATCCACACtgtgtattatattatacagcCAGTTCTAGACATTAACTAGATACATTTTGAACATTTAAGtcaaacaaaaaccaaaaaactTGACATTTAATAGAatatctgctattttttttaaaccaaacaatatttttttaagtaattcatcAGTAGGAAAGTATCATTATTTATGCCATTTATCAttcacaaatatttttaaaattatcctATTTTGaaaatctttcaaaaataaCCCTTAATCTCTTAAACAAATCCACCCCAAAACATGCATTAACTGATTGACTACATTTACAGCACATGTGCAAACCAACCCCGCTCATATTTTACccaaaattttttattttttcactcatCACAGACTTTCCTATCTTATATCAAAATGTAGAAGATTTCTGTCTGTTAACTAGAAGTAACACATTTCCAATACCTCTTATCTAACAGGGTTTTATAATATGTTTAGTTCACAACTTTTGATACTATAAACTGAATTTTGatgttatatttttgtaaaatatctCTGTGCCAACCAACCCCGGTCTCTCCTACTTTCTATGTtgtcatgaacattaaatatttcacaGTTTTGTATAAAAGTTTgagcttcttcttctgtttttattgcgACCATGTGTTCAGATATTAATCACCACATTAACGTAGGAGGTGTAAAAGTTTTGAAGAAATTAGTTGACTTAGGGTTGTTCTTTCTAATAAACGTGAAGACACCAACAACATGaatgtcagcaaaaaaaaacaaacacccaaACTGCTGATTACCTCACACTGTTTTAGCATTTTTGCAAGATTTACTTGCAGAAACGAGACAGATTATCACACAGAGTGACACATTATCTAACAGTGAGAGCATTCGGCGTCGTGATTAGTCATATTTTACTGCAACTGCTTAAAGATGCATCATCTGCTTTTAACAAAACAGCTAAATTAATCACTTAAGACAGCAGATTCTTGCGCATTTGCATAACAGTTAATGCAAAaagtggtgtttttttaatcaaaataaaaaagggaggTATTTATAATGTGGCAGAACTGTTTACCTAACAAGGTTACATTAGAGTCattaaaaaagtgtaaaaatggcatttttgCCCGTTTTTCTGCAACATCGCAAgcatttacacacaaaaaactgagtttaatcattaaaaacacacattttatgctCCTTTGATGACATTTTTAGCATCTCTTTGTACTTTTTATGTTCCTGGGAGAGTGTTTGGTTAGAGGCAGCGCTGTGTGTACCTGTTTGTTCTTTCCTTCCAAATGTGAGTCATCATTAACACCCTTGATTACACCATCAACACCACAGTCGAGAGCAAATGGCCTCTAATTGTCCttgaggagggagagaaagggaggaggGGTGACGTGTGTGTCATACTGAGTCATGCCTTTGACCACCCAGGAAAGTTAGGCTGCAAAAGATTTGGTAAAAattacactaaattatttattttgtggttattcttCTTTGATTACATTCTCTGCTCCCTGCTGCAAATCAAATTTCCTCTCCTATAATATTGTCTGCTGCTCGCTCTGCTGTGCATGATCTTTGTTCAAttagaaataaatagaaaatatccaCCTGTGGCTTTCTTCCACAATATgattccttttttcctttttatgatGCCTCAgtatgtcattattttgttgttttctttcacaaTATGTTTCttattatcagtggtggaagaagtattcagatcccttacttcagtaaaagtactaataccacactgtgaatttactccactacaagtaaaagtcctgcattcaagtaACTaattactgacttacttactgagatagatagatagatagatagatagatagatagatagatagatagatagatagatagatagatagatagatagatagatagatagatagatagatagatagatagatagacaggaTGGAGCAAcacaacaccaatacaataaaatagaataaagttagTAACTAGTCATAATGTGCAAAAGAgacaattaaaatacaatataaaaatgtaaaaacaaggaaatattataaattacattataaaataataataataatatataaagtacaaaagtatcagcatcaaaatctactgAACCGTCCtgtttcaaagttaaaaaaactaGACTATCATTATATCTAAATTAATgtcaaactaaaacaaaactattgtatttaatatgtagatctttccaatgtacataacataagttttaacatgcattttttatgaggAACGAGTGAATTATCGTCATTAAACCATGAtcagtgagaggtaaagaacaccattgcactaaatattgattgaaatgggtagtaatggagttattgattaaataaaaacaatgtttattgggatttatTGACAATTCTGGATAGctaacatgccccgggtcaaattgacccatggacattattgctgttcctgagaaatgatcataacaggagggttaaagatccaaaattaaaagtactcgttttgcagaaAACCTCAAGAACATCACACAGTACTGATTTAATTTGTGCACATATTTATGCATTATTGTTATTCTACTACTGGAGAGCGTCTCAGAGTAaaactcctctctctctgctgtagtTCTGTGTGAAACATTGTGCACATTCCAGCAGCGGTTTGTGTTTCAGTAACAGCCACGGCTGCGTACGACGCCCCAAATGTCACTGATGTCATCTTCCCTGGCTGCTCTTTGTGATTCATGAATCGCTCGCTGACTGAGCCCCGAGTGTCGGCACAACAACGTACGACCAGTTTACAGCAAGGTTGTTCAGGTCaagcatgaaaataaacagaatgaaaaatatacagagagagagagagaattttgatctgattattcatttattttattgttattttcattttttattcaatttttattaatttatgtatctatttaaaatatacaaatagtgatgtttttttagctggttatttatttattttcatttgattttatacatttttattttacatttttatttattttttcattttaattaattgatgtatttattcatctatctatttatttttcattaaaaaaatgaagataGAGAGACATTTTTGACATGATTATTCataaatttaatacattttaattgtatgtatttatttaattttaatcttgCGTCTATACAAAGAGGTATTTCtgatatgattatttattttgtatttctttatttgaatttgaatgttggcagagagaaaaatatactgaaaatgattttaaaaaaatctgattatttatttattcattttattttaatttaaatgttggcACAGAGATGGATATTTAtcctattttaattttatttacaatattttatttatttatttatacatatattccTTTATCAGactattcatttgtttatttgtctacTACGCatctatgtatttattcattcatttttattatcaatttatttgACTTTGAATCCTGAAAGAGAATGTACCTGATTAATAATCTGACTGGAAGAGCACAGTCATTACTGCAGTACCCAGTCTGACCACAAGGGAGAGGTGTTCCTTACATTAACACTTTACATATTTAGCTTCTTTGATtagattataatataataatataaacggGCAGGTTTAAACCCCAGGGATCTATATAAAAGACTGTGAATTATAAGCCAAACATTATGACTCTTGAAGATAATTTATACATCTTCTCCTATTTGAGGAGAATACTGATGTTTTAATGAAAGTTTAACTGGAGTCTTTGGAGGATTGAATGTGCCCTCTGGCTAAATCTGTGATGTTGTACAGCTGTCTGAATAAGAACCTGCAAATAGAGAACAGGAGATGATATTATGTGGTTTTACCTCTGAGCCTCATTATGTTTCGAGCCCTTTTGATTTGTTCAGCTGATTTTTGATGGTTTTACAGCTGTGAGTGTTGATTCTTTGGCTTAAGGAGCATTTAAactctttaactctatggagtcttgggccattttgtccatttttgaatccttttcatcatGCCTATATACAgcacttaaaaatgttaaaatgccatgttggtgtatttttttaaacctcacctataaaccaaaaagaaacagaaaaaccaacatgaatGTGATCttatgattgtgtgtgatcctgtcatccaactctggtttttattctagtgtgactctattttatttgtgtcttatgtgtttagcgtaacaattttggtaattttgtgtatttttttagtcattgtgtgtctttgtaagtctttttgtgtctttttttggtaattttgtgtcttttgttgtgtcctttttagttattttgtgtctttttttgtggtaattttgtgtctttttttagccattttgtgtcttcttctgtgttttttttgtcattctgccttcaatttttgtcattttttggtaattttgtgtcttttttttgtcattttgtgtctttttttagccattttctatctttttgtgtcttttttttgtatttttgtgtcttttgttgtgtcttttttagttattttatgtctttttttgtgtaattttgtgtcttttgttgtgtcttttttagttattttgtgtcttttttgtagtaattttgtgtcttcttctgtgtgtgtgtttttttgtgtggtcatTCTGCCttttaatttttgtcttttttggtcatttttttgtccttttgtgtctttttttggtcattttgtgtctttttttgttgcaattttctgtctttttgtgtcttttttagtcattttgtgtcttttctagtcatttagtccaacacaaaatgtgattttgaatcttttttttactttcaaaactctatcatgctcaataaaaaatgttaaatgttgcaaatgtgaacaaaggttgcaaatataacatatacgaGGGTTatatccagttctatcattttatacaaaatatatttgaccttgtctccagttttacttaaatatcgtat of the Centropristis striata isolate RG_2023a ecotype Rhode Island chromosome 22, C.striata_1.0, whole genome shotgun sequence genome contains:
- the myf5 gene encoding myogenic factor 5, with translation MVIRSGQCGPWAPAWGHIRGARGNRPLISLRGLLSLTPLLPLHPSLHPFLSSANMDVFSPSQVYYDRACASSPDSLEFGPGMELDGSEEDEHVRVPGAPHQPGHCLQWACKACKRKSNFVDRRRAATMRERRRLKKVNHAFEALRRCTSANPSQRLPKVEILRNAIQYIESLQDLLREQVENYYGLPGESSSEPGSPLSSCSDGMADSNSPVWQHLNANYSNSYSYAKNDSLGDKAAGASSLECLSSIVDRLSSVESGCGPAALRDMATFSPASSDSQPCTPESPGSRPVYHVL